Below is a genomic region from Longibacter salinarum.
CGGATGAAAACGGCCAGTGGGCTCGCTTCACGATGAGGCCACCTGCGACGTAGCGTCAGGTTTGGCGGGACTGATTCGGTACATGACGCGTCTCCGATGCGCATCCATCAGCCCGTGCGAAGGGCGTCGACGTTTCGAGCACGGGAGGTGGAGGGCAATCAAATTCGGTACGGTGACCGCGTAGGAATTCCGACACATGCTTCGTTGTCCGACGGAAAAGAACATCCCCGCGCACATGTCTGATCGTGCCGTTTCCATTGAGCCTGTCACCCTGGAGCACGCAGACGCAGTCCAGTTCCTGGCATCGCATCCCGACGTCGTCGCGACCACCAATTTGCCCGATCCCTATCCGGAGAACGGGGCGCGAACCTGGATTTCGCACATCCGTCCGCGTCATGAGGCCGGCGACGAATATGCCTTCGTCATCAAAGACGGAGATACGGTCGTGGGCGTCGCGGGGCTGGTGAACGTGACGGACACGGAAGCCGAGATTGGCTACTGGATTGGTCGCCCGTTCTGGGGACGGGGCTATGCGACGGAAGGGGTTCGGCAGATCATCCAGTGGGTCATTCAGCATGTCGGAATCCGGCGGTTCTACGCGCGCCCGCTCGCTGATAATCCGGCCTCACGACGTGTCCTTCAGAAGCTCGGGTTCAGCGAGGGAGACGAGGAAGTGCACGAACATCCGAAGTGGGGAGAGGACGACCTGGTCGTTCGCTACACCCTGCAGGTAGAAGAATGACAAACGGGTGGGTGATTTCGTACCGATATGCGTCTACAGGTCCCTGTGGCGATTCGGCCAGCATGTAAGAAAAGATACATGCTTTCGCCGTACATAGCGCAGCAGCCGGCCCTGTTATCGGCTCGTTTCTTTTATGAAATCACCATCGTTCATGGCAGGAATGTTGATCCATGAGTCTGCATAGATCCGTTTTATGCTTTTCTTCGTCATTCCTGCATATGTCTGGCTCACCGGCTTCGTCCTCCACTGACGCGCAGCAGAAGTCGTTCTTCACCGATGGCTGGCGATCGTACGTTCCGCCTGTGCTGCGGTCGACGGACGGGTTGCTCCGGTATTACGTTGTGGTGCTACCCATCGTGATGCCGGCCGCCGTCCTCCTTATGATTGGTGGCAAGTACGCTGTGTACGGCGCGTATGTGACGGTGGGCCTGTTTGTCCTCATTTCCAGTGCCTACACCGTCTGGTTGATCCGTAAGCTAAAAACCGACGATCGAGACACAGGTGCACGAGAGTCGGCGCACGGCCAGCGGAGCGATCGTCCCGGGCAACCGTCGTCCCGAGAGTCCGGTGGTGAGTCTCGGGTACGGCGGTAGCTTTCGTGCTGCGTGTCCGCTGTGCTTGGCGACCGGAGCGGCGGAGAAGACCAGATGGTGCCCTGACGCGACATCATGTCGCGGCTTCTCCGGAGATACTCAATATCAGCTAGCCGGACCTAGTCGATGTTGGTTTTGACCTTGATACCGCTTCGTTTGAGCTGTTTCTGTAGGTCTTCCGCAATTTTCTTTTCCACGGTCCCGGAAAAGATTTTGCTGAACAGCCAGGTCATGATTCCCTGCTTGCGTGCAGCCCGGCTCGTATCCTTAAGGTCGATCTTGATCCGGTTCGGTCCGCTCGGCGTCACGTCCGCATCAATATCACTGGCGTTCAGGCTCTCCTTCAATCGTTTCGCGATCTCGTTGCGAACGCGCCCGCTGATGTCAACGCCCATCGATTGCCCGGCCGACACGGACACATGACCGGAGTGACGGTTTGCGATCTCTTTGATGTTGCGGATGGTAAGTTCAATCATGCGAACGTGCGGCAGGAAGAGTCGGAATCAGGAACGTTCGTATCACGCACGGGCAAGCAATGCGTTCGCTGGATCCCGAAGTAATTTTTATTTTGACGCCGGATTCGCGGGGCCGATCCGTTTACGCGCCGATCACTTTAGAACGGGCAGAGGGAAACGACTTCGCGGGGCCGGAATCTCGATGGGAGGAATGGCAGCGTCCAATGCATCCAGAAGTTAGCTGGCGGTTATCCAGATATCCCGGATTTGACCTGTTTGGCCGATTTGTTACCGTTGGTCGGAGAACGCATGTATGCAGCCGACGTGTATCGGATACCGGTAGTTCACGCTAGGTCTGCCCCACGAGAGGAGATTTGCGCGTCGATCGGATGCCCTGCTCTCACTCTAGCCTGACTGTGAAATGCCTCGATCCACGACGCGACAAGCGATTACATTTACGGGTCTGATCGAAGGATCGGACGATCATCAGTGGCTCATTACTGATGCCATCCGAGATGTCGATACCGGCGGTCGGGGCGGCGTGCCCCTGCATCGATGGACGGTGAGCACGGAGGCCCGGGGAAGCCAGCCTACCTATTACGTCGCGCGGGCTCATGGAGCACGCTGGCATGCGTTCGCGCCGTCGCCGCACATGCTTGCCCAGGCTATTCGCGTCGGTTTTCCGCGTGCCATTCGTCGCCAGGTTCGTTCTCGCGCAACCACACCGGAACCGCCGTCGGGGGACGGAGGAGCATCGGGAGCGCCGCCCGACGTACTGTAGAGCCCGCCTTGGTGATGAATATGGGACAAGCCCGGCCGGCCATAGCTCGCCGGGCACGCGACTGAGCAGCACGGCGGATCACTTCCCACGGGGCCGTACATTTGGGTCGTCGAGGTAATGGACGGTAGCCTGGTGGATCGCGGCATGCGGAAACGTTTCGGATGCGAAACGTTGGATGCGTCGGATTTTGTCCTCTGGATTCATTCCCCGCCCGCTCTCCGACAACAGCATGTCCGACGCCCCACTGGAAGAGGATGCCGATACGCCGCATTTCAGCTCCGGCGAGGCGTCCCCGGAGGACGAAAGTCCATCGTCATCGTCAAAGGGTGATGGAAAATCCGTCTGGGGGCTGGATTCTGCACCGGCAGCAACGACATCATTTGACCGGTCGGTCCCGGAGTCGGACCGGCAGCGCGATTGGAAGAAAAAGATTCGCGACCGATGGCGCGCGGTCACACCGCCCCAGCTCTTCGTCGGCTCGTTCCTCTTGCTGATTTTTCTCGGGGCTGCGGGCTTTATGTATCTCCCGGGACTCTACACCGGGCCCGGTCTCTCGTGGCTCGATGCGATCTTTACGGCGACGAGTGCCGTCTGCGTCACCGGCCTCATCGTGGTTGACACGGCGACCTACTTCACGACGTGGGGCCAGGCGTACATTCTGCTGCTCATCCAGCTGGGTGGGTTGGGGATCATTTCTTTTACGTCGATTATCATCGTTGCACTCGGACAACGGCTGTCGCTTCGCCACGAAACGCTCGCGACCGGCCCGTCGAGTATCGTTCGCTCCATCGACTATCGCGATCTAACCCGCGCGGTCTTCCGGTTTACGTTCGGGATCGAAGCCATTGGCGCGCTTGGCCTCTACGCCGCCTGGGTCCCGGAGCTTGGCTGGGGCGGAGCCCTGTGGCCGTCGATCTTTCACTCCATCAGTGCCTTCTGCAACGCCGGATTTTCGACGTTCACCACGTCCCTGATGGGCTTTCAACTGAACGTCCCGCTGATCCTCGTCGTGTCTCTCCTGATCGTCGTGGGGGGGATCGGCTTCTTGACGCTGGAGGAACTGTATCTATGGAAACGAGGAAAACGTCCTGAGGGCGGTCGGTTTCGCCTCTCGATTCATTCGCAGATTGTCCTCGGCACGTCCCTCGTGCTCATCGTCGGAGGCTGGATTCTGTTTACCTTTTTCGAGTGGAATAACACGCTGGCAAACATGCCGTCGTGGGCCCGCGTCACGAACGGTCTCTTCGCAAGCGTAACGACGCGAACAGCCGGGTTCAACACCATCGACTACAGCGACGCCCGGGCACACACCAACTTTCTGACGATTATTTTCATGGCGATTGGTGGATCGCCGGGGTCGACAGCCGGAGGACTGAAGACCACGACGTTCGCCGTGCTTTTCCTGGTTGCCTGGGCGCGCCTGCGAGGACACATGACGGTCAGTGTGTCGAACCGGTCCATTCCTTCGGAAACCGTCCAGAAGGCCGTTGGGATGTTTGTGATTGGGTTGGCCGTGCTGGCCCTGAGCATTTTTATGCTTACCATCTTTGAAATGAAAGGGGTGGGAGAAGACGTGTCTCACGGTACGTTCCTCGCCGTGATGTTTGAAGCCGTGAGCGCCTTCAATACCGTCGGCTTGTCGATGGGTGTGACGGATGCACTGACCACTCCGGGCCGGTGGACGACCATTGTGCTCATGTTCATTGGACGTGTGGGCCCCCTCACGCTGGCTGCTGCAATGGCGCGACCGCGGAAGACGATCGTCGGCAACTTCCGATACGCCCAC
It encodes:
- a CDS encoding TrkH family potassium uptake protein encodes the protein MSDAPLEEDADTPHFSSGEASPEDESPSSSSKGDGKSVWGLDSAPAATTSFDRSVPESDRQRDWKKKIRDRWRAVTPPQLFVGSFLLLIFLGAAGFMYLPGLYTGPGLSWLDAIFTATSAVCVTGLIVVDTATYFTTWGQAYILLLIQLGGLGIISFTSIIIVALGQRLSLRHETLATGPSSIVRSIDYRDLTRAVFRFTFGIEAIGALGLYAAWVPELGWGGALWPSIFHSISAFCNAGFSTFTTSLMGFQLNVPLILVVSLLIVVGGIGFLTLEELYLWKRGKRPEGGRFRLSIHSQIVLGTSLVLIVGGWILFTFFEWNNTLANMPSWARVTNGLFASVTTRTAGFNTIDYSDARAHTNFLTIIFMAIGGSPGSTAGGLKTTTFAVLFLVAWARLRGHMTVSVSNRSIPSETVQKAVGMFVIGLAVLALSIFMLTIFEMKGVGEDVSHGTFLAVMFEAVSAFNTVGLSMGVTDALTTPGRWTTIVLMFIGRVGPLTLAAAMARPRKTIVGNFRYAHEDVAIG
- a CDS encoding GNAT family N-acetyltransferase — encoded protein: MSDRAVSIEPVTLEHADAVQFLASHPDVVATTNLPDPYPENGARTWISHIRPRHEAGDEYAFVIKDGDTVVGVAGLVNVTDTEAEIGYWIGRPFWGRGYATEGVRQIIQWVIQHVGIRRFYARPLADNPASRRVLQKLGFSEGDEEVHEHPKWGEDDLVVRYTLQVEE